The following coding sequences lie in one Chiloscyllium plagiosum isolate BGI_BamShark_2017 unplaced genomic scaffold, ASM401019v2 scaf_32102, whole genome shotgun sequence genomic window:
- the LOC122546485 gene encoding C3a anaphylatoxin chemotactic receptor-like — MGQAMDANATLLGNWSLWDEDWGEDEEEDYRYHHEEALLNHTQPIRKSLTVVSMVAYAAIFVLGVPGNVAVLWVAGFLMARRPVTVWFLNLSVADLLLCLTLPFLLTQLAVDFRWPFGPFLCKLLPWLTVLSMYASVFVLTGISVDRCLATLLPLWSRRRRSLGRARLSCASAWGLALLMSLPSLLYRRTVQIAAEFPVQCIADYGEVLGPRHRAVSLTRFVFAFLLPLVVIAASNGLIAHSLRASRFSQPKSQRPCRLLLMVLLGFFLCWTPYHVVGLLFLSGDWRLQLWAQTVDPAAISLAYLNSCLNPFLYAFAGRQGRGQLRRGLEGLLEGAFEEESSLASTRPKPTLPTVSQKTKTSGLELSRSVGPSCVTI, encoded by the exons ATGGGTCAG GCGATGGACGCCAATGCCACTCTGCTGGGCAACTGGAGCCTGTGGGACGAGGACTGGGGGGAGGATGAGGAAGAGGACTACCGTTACCACCATGAGGAGGCGCTGTTGAACCACACCCAGCCCATCAGGAAGTCCCTCACCGTTGTCTCCATGGTGGCCTACGCCGCCATCTTTGTCCTGGGCGTCCCTGGCAACGTCGCCGTGTTGTGGGTCGCGGGTTTCCTGATGGCCAGGCGCCCGGTCACCGTCTGGTTCCTCAACCTCTCGGTGGCCGACCTCCTGCTGTGCCTCACCCTGCCCTTCCTGCTCACCCAGTTGGCCGTGGACTTCAGGTGGCCCTTCGGCCCCTTCCTCTGCAAGCTGCTGCCCTGGCTCACCGTGCTCAGCATGTACGCCAGCGTCTTCGTGCTGACCGGCATCTCGGTGGACCGCTGCCTGGCCACGctgctgcccctctggtcccgcAGGCGGCGCTCTCTGGGCCGGGCCCGGCTGTCCTGCGCCTCGGCCTGGGGCCTGGCCCTGCTGATGTCGCTCCCCAGCCTCCTGTACCGGCGGACGGTGCAGATTGCCGCCGAGTTCCCCGTCCAATGCATCGCCGACTACGGGGAGGTGTTGGGGCCTAGGCACCGCGCCGTCAGCCTGACCCGCTTCGTCTTCGCCTTCCTGCTCCCCCTGGTGGTCATCGCCGCCAGCAACGGCCTCATCGCCCACAGCCTCCGGGCCTCCCGCTTCTCCCAGCCCAAGAGCCAGAGGCCTTGCCGCCTCCTGCTGATGGTGCTGCTTGGGTTCTTCCTGTGCTGGACCCCCTACCACGTGGTGGGCCTGCTCTTCCTGTCGGGTGACTGGAGGCTCCAGCTCTGGGCCCAGACGGTCGACCCCGCCGCCATCAGCCTGGCCTACCTCAACAGCTGCCTCAACCCCTTCCTGTACGCCTTCGCCGGGCGCCAGGGCCGGGGGCAGCTCCGCAGAGGCCTGGAGGGGCTCCTGGAGGGCGCCTTCGAGGAAGAAAGCTCCCTGGCCTCCACCCGGCCCAAGCCCACACTACCGACGGTCAGCCAGAAGACAAAGACCTCAGGCCTGGAGCTCTCCAGATCGGTGGGCCCGTCTTGTGTGACAATTTGA